In the genome of Streptomyces sp. P3, the window AGCTCCTGCCGCTCCAGCTCGTTGAGGCCCTTCGCCGCCCGGGCCAGGATCCAGGGGGAGAGGGTCTCCACGTCGATGACGTTCCGGTCGAGGTCGAAGCGGTACAGGCGGATCATCGCCGCGCCGCCGAAGTACCGGTTCTGGTAGTTCGTCAGATGCAGATGGACGTCGTGTCCGGCGGCGTTCTTCCGCGTCGCGCGGCCGGCGGGCCAGTAGTGCCCGTTGAGCGTGAGGAAGATCTGGTCGTGGTCCTCGATCAGCCGGTCCCACAGCTGCTGCCCGTACGCCGAGAGGGAGTCGTCCGCGAGGACCAGCTCGTGCGTGGTCAGCACCACCGGCGTCCTCGGATGCCGGGCGAGGACGCCGGCGGTCCAGGCGTACCCCTGCTCCGACAGCCGCCAGTCGAGCGCCAGCACCATCCATTCCCGGCCGCCCGCGCGGAACAGGTGGAAGGTGCTGTAGCCGTCGGGGGAGGCCCCGCCGAAGGTGGGCTTTCCCCGGAAGCGCCGCGGGCCGAAGGCCTCCAGGTACGGGGTCGTGCCGCGCTGGTCGGTCGTCGACGACTTCACGTCGTGGTTGCCGGCCAGCACGCTGTAGCCGACCCCGCGCCGGTCCAGCGGCCCGAACGCCTCGCTGATCGCGGCGACTTCCGCCTTCGCGCCGTTCTGGGTGAGGTCCCCCAGGTGGGACAGGAACACGATGTTCTCGTCCCCGCCCCGTGCCAGCAGATGACGCAGCGACGCCTCGACCGGCGCCTTGTCGATGCTCGGCCCGTCGAAGAGGTACTGCGTGTCGGGCATGACGGCGAGCGTGAAACGGCGGCTGTCGGGGTCCGGGCGCCACCGGGCGGGGGCCGCCTCTGCGGCGGTCGGAACCGCGAGGCCGGCCGTCGCGGCGGCGCCGAGCAGGGCGGTGGCCCGCAGAAAGCCGCGTCTGCCGGCGTCGGCCGGGACGGGGTCCTCCTGGGACCGGGCATGCGAAGTACACACGTGCTGCTCCGTTGCGAAGTGCGAAGTCCGTTACCGGACAGGGGGATTCACAGGACGCGCAGGATCCAGCTCCAGCGGTGGACGCCTGCCGGGACGAGGTAGGAGGGGAGGGTGTCGGGACCGCACGACGCCGTGCCGAGGCCGCGGTGCGCGGCGTCCACGTGTACGACGCAGCCCTCCCGCGCGGTCAGCTCGTCGTGGTGGGCGACGGCCGTCAGGTCCTCGGCGCGGTGGCGCGTGACGGAGACCTGGCGCGGCTCGTCCAGCGTGACCGCGAGCCCCGTGGCGTCCGGCGCCGAGAGCGTGAAGCGCCGCACGCCGTGCCGGCCGCCGCTCTCCTGCGGACGCAGGTAGGGGGTGAAGGCCTCGTCGACGGCGAGCGAGTGATGACCGACCGGCGCACCCGAGCAGCGGTCGGGGTAGGACTCCCACGGCCCCTGCCCGAACCACTCCAGCAGGTCCAGCCCCGCGACCGTCTCGAAGACCGAGCCGACGCGCGGCACGTCGTCGAACTCCTCGGGCAGCTCCGCCTGTTCGTCGATCCGCAGCCCGCCCTCGACCGGTGTGAACACCTGCCGGTGCCGTACGACACCGCCGGCGCCCGTGTACTCGGCGAGCACCCTCACGCCGTCGCCCTCCTGGTGCACGGAGACCAGCCCGCGCACGAGGGAGTCCAGGCCCCACGCCCGCCAGCGCCCCGCCATCCCGCCCAGCTCGTCGTTGTCGGTGGGCGCCCGCCACAGCGACAGCGTCGGCGCGGCCCGCAGCAGCGGGTGGACGAGGAGTCCGGCGGCGTCGGTCTCGACCCGGCCGGACCCCGCGGGCGCATCGAGGGGCCCGGCCGTCCGCAGTCGTACCTGCGGCGCGCACACCGCGGTGCCGCGCGGCGCCCACGGCAGGTCCCGCGCCGTCGTCACCCGCAGCGTCAGCCACGCCTCACCGCCGTCCGGCGGAAGGTCGAAGGGCAGCGGCAGTACGGCCGACCCGCCCGGCCGCAGGTCGGGCAGCCGGGCGGCCGCGGTGAGCGTGCCGCCGTGGGCGAGCGAGAGCTCCCACTCGCCCGCGAGCCACTCCAGACCGCGGAAGTGCTGGTGGTTGGCGACCACCACGCCGTCCTCCCGCAGACCGCGCAGCCGCACCGGCGCGGCGAGCTCGCGGTGCTCGGACATCACCGGCTTGGGGGTGCGGTCGGGGAAGACCACGCCGTCCGCGATGAACGCGCCGTCGTGGTCCTTCTCGCCGAAGTCGCCGCCGTACGCCCAGCGGTACCCGGGCGCGGCGACACCGTTGTCATAGAGCCCGGCGCCCCCACGCCCGACCGGTCTCGCGTCGTTCACACCCTGGAGGATGCCGTGGTCCCAGAACTCCCAGATGAACCCGCCCTGAAGACCCGGGGTGGCCTCGATGGCGGCCCAGTGGTCGGCCAGCGTGCCGTTGCTGTTGCCCATCGCGTGGGAGTACTCGCACTGGATGAGCGGCTTGGTCTGCCGCCCGGACAGCGCGTGCGCCACACAGTCCGCCAGCGGCGCGTACATCGGGCAGGCGATGTCGGAGGCGACCTGTGGGTCGGCCCAGCCGCGCTTGGCGGCGCCCTCGTACTGCACCGGCCGGGTCGGGTCGTGGCGGCGGACCCAGCCCGCGGCCGCGTCGTGGTTGGCGCCGTAGTCGGACTCGTTGCCCAGCGACCAGACGATGACCGACGGGTGGTTCTTGTCGCGCAGCACCATCCGTGACACCCGGTCCACGAACGCGTTCAGGTAGCGGGGGTCGTCGGCGATCTCGTGGGCGTGGTCGTGGGACTCGACGTCCGCCTCGTCGACGACGTAGAAGCCGAGTTCGTCGGCGAGGTCGTACAGCGCGGGGTCGTTCGGGTAGTGCGCGGTGCGGATCGCGTTGAAGCCGTGGCGCTTGAGCACGACCAGATCGGCGCGCATGTCCTCCTGCGACACGGTCCGTCCGGTGAGCGGGTGGAAGTCGTGCCGGTTGACCCCCCGGATGAAGATCCGCTCACCGTTGACCAGCAGGTCGCGGCCCGCGATCGTCACGTCCCGGAAGCCCACCCGGTGGCGGGAGGTGTCGGCGACGGAGCCGTCCGCGCGGTGCAGGCGCACCGTCAGGCCGTACAGCT includes:
- a CDS encoding glycoside hydrolase family 2 TIM barrel-domain containing protein; the protein is MRDPLLALRPWSAPEVTSWGRLPMNAVDRRVGAHSLDGDWRFLLLPAPDAPVGGRWSSAAVPGVWTMQSVEGADDLPRYLNIRMPFAEVPPLTPAANPTGVYERGVDVPAEWAGRRIVLQVGAAESVLLVHVDGRPVGVSKDSHLAAEFDLSGVVRPGGRALLRLTVVKWSDASHIEDQDQWWHGGITRSVLLYATDPLHLADVAVRASADGELRVDCRVRDAGGALPAGWHVSGELDGLPLTRDAGFDLANAREERVSAFLGEVRLGTRVTGVRTWTAETPELYGLTVRLHRADGSVADTSRHRVGFRDVTIAGRDLLVNGERIFIRGVNRHDFHPLTGRTVSQEDMRADLVVLKRHGFNAIRTAHYPNDPALYDLADELGFYVVDEADVESHDHAHEIADDPRYLNAFVDRVSRMVLRDKNHPSVIVWSLGNESDYGANHDAAAGWVRRHDPTRPVQYEGAAKRGWADPQVASDIACPMYAPLADCVAHALSGRQTKPLIQCEYSHAMGNSNGTLADHWAAIEATPGLQGGFIWEFWDHGILQGVNDARPVGRGGAGLYDNGVAAPGYRWAYGGDFGEKDHDGAFIADGVVFPDRTPKPVMSEHRELAAPVRLRGLREDGVVVANHQHFRGLEWLAGEWELSLAHGGTLTAAARLPDLRPGGSAVLPLPFDLPPDGGEAWLTLRVTTARDLPWAPRGTAVCAPQVRLRTAGPLDAPAGSGRVETDAAGLLVHPLLRAAPTLSLWRAPTDNDELGGMAGRWRAWGLDSLVRGLVSVHQEGDGVRVLAEYTGAGGVVRHRQVFTPVEGGLRIDEQAELPEEFDDVPRVGSVFETVAGLDLLEWFGQGPWESYPDRCSGAPVGHHSLAVDEAFTPYLRPQESGGRHGVRRFTLSAPDATGLAVTLDEPRQVSVTRHRAEDLTAVAHHDELTAREGCVVHVDAAHRGLGTASCGPDTLPSYLVPAGVHRWSWILRVL
- a CDS encoding LamG-like jellyroll fold domain-containing protein; protein product: MCTSHARSQEDPVPADAGRRGFLRATALLGAAATAGLAVPTAAEAAPARWRPDPDSRRFTLAVMPDTQYLFDGPSIDKAPVEASLRHLLARGGDENIVFLSHLGDLTQNGAKAEVAAISEAFGPLDRRGVGYSVLAGNHDVKSSTTDQRGTTPYLEAFGPRRFRGKPTFGGASPDGYSTFHLFRAGGREWMVLALDWRLSEQGYAWTAGVLARHPRTPVVLTTHELVLADDSLSAYGQQLWDRLIEDHDQIFLTLNGHYWPAGRATRKNAAGHDVHLHLTNYQNRYFGGAAMIRLYRFDLDRNVIDVETLSPWILARAAKGLNELERQELELSGDADRFTVGIDFAERFAGFDPVPARPARPVSKVLVPGTAAYWRFDGHTDGSAVSGTVRDLSGRGNDLTVVAVGGGTLGWSSDHHPDQPGHGSLEFRGFKSPLRGACLRTVDGAPLNSATFAQGYTIEAFYRLPADWDPAHHAWSGLVGRTGTGGAAGKSADDPDEPLATLSLSDDREPQWATRPLNQQGIATNWGQETPLETWWHLAVVNDGRHTTLYVEGCPVVRNPKAVAVGIASVGLPWLLGGYTYAGRIDQILHGRLGDVRIVERALPVTSFLNH